Below is a window of Pseudomonas eucalypticola DNA.
CACGCCACCGGGCGCAGCTCCTACAAGGAGATGTATGGCTTCGTCTGGCGCGACGATGCCGTGGCCTATGAAGACGGCGCCGTGACCTACCTGGACAAGGGCGACCACTTCGAGCGCGAACCCTACTCGGCGCGCTTCCGCAACCTGAAAGACAACACCGCCTTCGTCGCCGCCACCGTGCACATTCACTACGGCAAGACCGTTGCCGACCGCACGAAGGAAATCGCCGTGCTGGGGGATTACTGGGACTGGCTCAAGAGTGTGTATGACGGCAACACCAACATCATGCTGATGGGCGACTTCAACACCCCACCCACATCCACTGCCTGGGCCGGCCTGCGCACCAGCGCGCGGCCGCTGATGCTGCAAGGCGCCAGCACCCTGTCCACGACCGATGGCCAGTTCTCCAACCTCTACGACAACATCTTCGTGGCCAACGAGAGCACCATCAAGGTCAAGACCGTGCAGGTGTTCGATTACCCCAGCTACCTGAAGATGAGCAACGCCAAAGGCCGGTCCAGCGTTTCCGACCACGCACCGATTTTCCTCGATGCCGTCATGGGCGGAAAAGCCAGCGGCAAGGCGACGCCGTTCGCCAGCACAGCACCGGCCAGCAAGCCGCAGGTCGCCAGCGCCGACAGCAGCACCGCTGCCACCGGCCCGGTGCGTGGTAACCGCAACTCCCAGACGTACCACCGCCCGGATTGCCCGTCCTACAACACCATTGCCGCGAAGAACCGGGTTGAATTCGACAGCGAGGCAGCAGCGCTGGCGGCGCATTACCACATCGCAGGTAACTGCCGCTGACACGACGCCTGAAAGCTACCAGCGCCTGCTGGACCAGCGTAACAGGCTGAAATTCAACCCGTGAAATGAGAGGACCTATGCGACGTTTAGCCTTGACCCTGGCAACCCTGCTGTTGGCCGCCACCGCCAACTCGGCGATGGCGCGGAATCTGAACCGTCACGAAGTGCACATGTGCAAATGGGGCGCCGACGTGGCTCGCCATGCCCAGCAGGAAAAACTGTCGGGCGTGACGCTGTACAGTGCTCGGCGCAAGCTGGCGCACCAGCGCTTCAGTCAGCCATGGATGCGCAGCATGGCCATGGGCATTACCGAACAGACCTACCACAGCCGCTCGCGCATG
It encodes the following:
- a CDS encoding endonuclease/exonuclease/phosphatase family protein, whose product is MFRTLTTALLALMLVCGQAFADVRIGTWNLEHLSVRPGKDFASIAKVAQNVDFLAVQELMNEDGLTALQKALEQATGSKWSAMASHATGRSSYKEMYGFVWRDDAVAYEDGAVTYLDKGDHFEREPYSARFRNLKDNTAFVAATVHIHYGKTVADRTKEIAVLGDYWDWLKSVYDGNTNIMLMGDFNTPPTSTAWAGLRTSARPLMLQGASTLSTTDGQFSNLYDNIFVANESTIKVKTVQVFDYPSYLKMSNAKGRSSVSDHAPIFLDAVMGGKASGKATPFASTAPASKPQVASADSSTAATGPVRGNRNSQTYHRPDCPSYNTIAAKNRVEFDSEAAALAAHYHIAGNCR